One window of the Verrucomicrobiota bacterium genome contains the following:
- a CDS encoding sugar phosphate isomerase/epimerase: MPRPRVAVILHKMNAAILDRLAVCSWSLQPQTPKQLIDQLNEIGLRRIQCALDPIREHPGVWGQFSEECARSGVALASGMLGCVGEDYSTMESIKRTGGIVPDSTWDENWKNIQATAELAQRMRLKLVTFHAGFLPHEEKDPAFSKLLHRMRMVADIFAARGIDLALETGQETAATLHGFLMKLGRANVGVNFDPANMILYEKGDPIDALRTLGSWLKQCHIKDAKKTRVSGQWGDEVVVGTGEVHWPDFFKTLAELRFNGNLCIEREAGNQRVPDIRVAKQFIEKLYPK, encoded by the coding sequence TTGCCTCGCCCGCGAGTGGCGGTCATTCTTCATAAGATGAACGCCGCGATTTTAGACCGCCTCGCCGTCTGTAGCTGGTCGCTTCAACCGCAGACTCCCAAGCAACTGATCGATCAATTGAATGAAATCGGTTTGCGCCGGATCCAGTGCGCGCTCGATCCGATTCGCGAGCACCCGGGCGTGTGGGGGCAGTTCTCGGAGGAGTGCGCGCGCAGCGGCGTGGCGCTCGCTTCCGGGATGCTCGGCTGCGTCGGCGAGGATTACTCCACGATGGAATCGATCAAGCGCACCGGCGGGATCGTCCCGGATTCCACCTGGGACGAAAACTGGAAGAACATTCAGGCCACCGCCGAACTGGCCCAGCGCATGCGCCTGAAGCTGGTCACTTTTCACGCCGGATTCCTCCCGCACGAGGAGAAAGATCCCGCGTTCTCGAAGCTGTTGCACCGGATGAGAATGGTTGCGGACATTTTCGCGGCGCGCGGAATTGACCTCGCGTTGGAGACAGGGCAAGAAACCGCCGCGACCTTGCACGGCTTTCTCATGAAGCTGGGCCGGGCAAACGTCGGCGTGAATTTTGACCCCGCGAACATGATTCTGTACGAGAAAGGCGACCCCATCGACGCGCTGCGCACGCTGGGATCGTGGCTCAAGCAGTGCCACATCAAGGACGCGAAGAAGACCCGAGTCTCAGGCCAGTGGGGCGACGAAGTCGTGGTGGGCACGGGCGAAGTCCATTGGCCTGACTTCTTCAAAACTCTCGCTGAGTTGCGCTTCAATGGAAACCTCTGCATCGAACGGGAAGCCGGGAACCAACGCGTGCCAGACATCCGGGTCGCGAAGCAATTCATCGAAAAGTTATATCCGAAATGA